ATGTGCGATACCTTTCCACAAATTGTAAGGAATGATTCActcttccttaaaatactgTCACATTATACAATTTGTTTCCGGTTTCCTTGAAAAAAGGGGTGGCTCATTTACCCCTATGCCCAACTTACCCCATTCTCCCCTACTGTATGGTCATGTCCCTAGCGCCATCTTCTGGATCGTGGAGAGCAGTTTACCAGCACACTGCCATCTCAACTTTCTCCTTAGCCTAACCCTCTTGACTAGACTCGGGTTGTTCATGTGATATTGCAATGATACGCTTGACAAATGTCTATGTGACATATGGGAACATAGAGGTCTGAGAGAAAAGTAACTGACATGGAATGTGCATAAGATCAGATGACCACCTGAACCAGCAGggtcagaggaagcttctttttTCTGCGGCTGTCACCTTACTGAACTCTAAgcatcccggtgacaaccaatcaactacgatacagataagatactgagggagaacattaggacatggaccccatgaccttgagtacctaatagctgttcattcttactacaggacagtattaaaaacacttaaagcaacaccaaagagtttttgtaccttaaaataatgtttccaaaatcgcttcagtggttcatcaactcataaCAGGGTGAATGGCACTTCTACATTCGCTTcgtggccctctatcggctataaccgcactatgtgagtttgccagatcggggaGCGGAtatgtagttcgatggaatgagacataagaaactacaaatttgacttgcttctgatgtcgcaatagcctggagattccagaccctggtaatctagaaagattaagggtctggccacgaataatgtaatggcctaactcgaggggcggcaacaagggtgcatttgaaaatctcactgcacgcaattggataacacaatacgactagtgtttactgactgattccggacttcgatgcaattggataacattACAGACtctcatctgtttagctcgcctctggcccgcctatatcatacaccgatgtgattggctccccgtgatacaagtggcaaaagtaacgtgcatcattactcattgtctcgcagagacaattcaaattgtgctcttgcgagaactctggattttccagggtaatgttgcaatacatcatactttcagaaaatcatgcaacatactctaccttgtctgtggacatcgttatttgcaaagccagtgccagtgcgacagaggaaaagtgctttggtgttttaacccttaaaggagtaccgtcacaccggtgtgacgggaatgttgggaaattaatattctaaagaatatctgggttcattgaattcaacatagaattttagaaccttcaattgttgcggaacttagaatgttcaaaaacctacacctttaagggttaatgaatTTGACATGAGGATTTATGTAAGGCATAACATCCACTGAGGTGTCCTGATATGCAGAAATAATGGAGAAGTCAGGGGTAAAGGCCTCCCCAATGCGAAACAGTAACAAGTTAATTCATTGTATATCAGGACACCTATTCTGTTTATCCCCCATGTTGCCAGTCATGTCAGTAGTCAGGTATGTAGGCATTCACTTATAGCACAAAAGGGTAATGCAGCTCAGTTTAAGAGGCCAAcctgtgtattttgtgttttattttgttacatttaaTGAGCCAGTATAGTTTGtaaaaaaatagtttttgatgtatttgtgccctcTGGATGACCACAGCCATTCAAACATGACAAGCCATTTACTTGAGAAACAGAAAGGACAAAAAGTCCTCCAAAAACATTCTCACATGGTAAGCAATGGTCATGTACAGAATTGTGGTGCTTGTAGGCCTACTCGCAAATAGGTGCTAATAAAAGCTGTGGCAGGCTATTTGGTTAATGTGATTAAATATGCTATTTTATTGAGCAGACAAAGCAACTTGAAATATCAATATGACATTATAGTAGCCTAACATACaagtcaaaaataaataaaataaataaactacgGAATGGCATGCATATTAATAAATAAGCTAGGATATTATTACCTGGGCTACATTAGCCTACTGTGCATAGAGTACCATGTTTTTCCCCTAGAAATATTAAACTCTGCAGACAGTATGGAGGTAATGACTGACtaactattattgtgttacatgcttcaaatgtaaagcactttgagctgcattctgtgtatgaaaagtgctatacaaataaagcttattattattatattattattagtattattattattattaaacagACTGTGTCAGGCAGGCACATTGAGCCCAGACCCGATGGCACGATCCGCACTGCACACAGAATACGATGATCGTTTCCGGATGCCTTTCTCGAGCTGTGACGAAACCGCAACTGCAACCAATCGTTTTGGTTTGGCGGGCGGATTTGAAATACAACCACAGAAGTTCTGGACTGCGGAAGTGAGTGCAACAATGTAAACTGGCTCGTGGTTATTTCATCGCTTAAAGTAGTTTTGGAAATAGTTTCTtaataaaaacaaaagacaaagacACAATCCACTTCATTTGCCTACTCAACGTTCGTCTCGCACGGTAAGTGGTCTAGAAACATGTTGGGTAGCCTCAAAGTAGCGCTGGGCTAAACGTATTTTTAGACTCGCATGGGATTCTTCTACATTGTAGCTGCACCCAAACAcgaagctgcagtctcacaaaACGCGGGTTATTCACCCTGTCTACGTAGAGCTAATTGGTTACATTGAATCTAAATCCCAATTTTATCGCCACCAtgctgtaacgttatttgatgaATGAGAGAGGCTGAGTAAGTTTCGACTAGGCCTGGGTTGTAGTAGCCTTGGTTAATGTTCTGGCGGTTTGTTGTTCCAGCTCTGCGCCATGGAAGCCACACCGAACCTGCTCAACTTGTTGGAAAACATGCGTGCGTACGCGGATCTACTGCTCAGCGAGGGAGTCGAGCCGCGTGAGTAAAAAGTTCAGGAGGTGTTGTTGCCCTAAACTACACTGGTATCACTTCCGGGACTCAAATAGAAATTGTTGTCAAATAGAAATTATTGTTGGGCTTTATGACCTCAATATAGTTAGTTCACATGTCAAAGCAAATAACGGCCCCACTATTTGTTGCTGACAAATTACAAAAACTTACTAGAAATACTAAAATACTAGACTCGGGTGCATGTACCATGTGTAATGTTTGAGAAGGTCCAGAACACAGCTCTTacgtgtagcctactgagagatGTCTTTTGTATGGAGGTGTTCAAAGCTTTTCATGGGCTATAGGTGTGAGAGTTACTTTGTCTCATGCAGAGTTCCTGCAGATGGCCATGTGCTTTGAGCGCTGCCGTGGCCAATGGCTTCGTGTGGAAGAGGAGCTTGGCGGCTGCCGAGAGATGCTAACCAAAGCCGAAACTGAGCGGGGGGCACTGGAGGTTAAGCTGAAGCACGCTCGCAACCAGGTAGACGTGGAGGTCCGACGCCGACAGAAGGCCGAGGCAGAGTGCGAGAAACTGGTGAGTTTCAGATATCGGCAGGAGCGTGCGGTCCACAAAAATAGTTCCTCAGTAAATAATTGCTCCAAGTCTACTTTTAATAATGTGATTGTCAAATTAATTATCTATAGTTTCTGTAGGCTTTCCAACTATTTTTGGTCTATTGACATCAACTTTTGGATGATGCTGGCGATTCTCGTTGAGTTTAATGTGTCATGCAATGTTGGGGCAGGGCCCCTCGACGATCGCGTTCCTCAATAATTTATCGCATAACCGGCTTCAATAAGGATTGCAATTTTGACTGTGACATGATTCCTGTAAAATGTCCTGACAAAGTCCtgtaaaatatgtaattttaatgtagCCCAAAATGATAGGCTATTAAAAAAAAGTCAGACTTTCTGCCCTACCAAAATGTATGGTCACCGCACGCTAATGgatatcggtgtgtgtgtgtgcatgcaaaccCTGATAGTGTACGATTGTCAGCTACTTCTGGAAGTAAAGTGTCTAATGTAGAACGGCTGAATAGCTGGTTAGCTCTGCACCTCTGATGGTCTGTGTCTGGTGTGTTGCAGGATCGTCAGATCCAGTTGATTCGGGACCTTTTGGTCTGTGAGGGATCTACCAGCCTGCAGCTTAACGAGGAGCAGCGGTCTGCTTTGGCCTTTCTGAATGCTCGGACTCGCACATCCAACCTTAACAACAGTCGAAGGTAATGTATTCCCACACCTTcaatctaaaacacacacacacacaaaacaacacaactactGATGCTGTTTATTCCGATAGTGGATTGTTAACTTTTAAAATGAAATACTATTACAAAACATATTTTGTGGTCCCACACCAGAATGTCAATTTGGGTCTAAAATATTTCATTTGAAACCTTTCAGGCTGACAACCATTGATGAGTCAACATCCATCCTGTCAGATATCAGCTATGATAAAACTGATGACTCTCTGGTAACCTTACCCTATTTCCATTTCCCAGGCCacttacttactcactcactccctcacatgCCCATGATGGTAATGCAGTTGCACAGTTGTTTAATTGGTTTTAACTGCCCTCCTCCCAGGACTGGGATTCCTCCGCAATCCGCACAGTCAGGCtgaggaagagacagaaaagagTGAGTGACGCTTTATTTGTTCTGTCCTCTCCAGAGGAACTCTGCAGGGACAGGTGTTTTCAGTGAGTGGATACAGTGTATCCTGTAGGATATGTGAATGCTTTGTtttatgcgtgtttgtgtttgtgtgtgtgtgtgtgtctgcgtctgcagCGCTCCTCACGCCTACATGTGGAAGGTCCTTCAGATGGTCCAAAGAGATCCCGCTCAACTGGTCGCAAGTCCGAAAAGGTGCGAGTGTGTCTCCTTTTTTTGGCTTTTTGCCTAATGATGACTTTAATCATAGTAAGTATGGAGGATGTAACACTGATCAGTTTTATCGTCTTTTGCTGTGTCTTTAGGCAAATGAGTCCATTGTGGCAAAGACCACTCTGACCGTGCCTGCTGATGGTGGCCCGATTCAGGCAGTATCCACTATTCAAGCCATCCCCTACAGAGTCCACGGCACCAGGAATGGTGAGCAGGACAGGGCTACACTCAGTATAGAGAGGGTCATATGAAATCCtaagaaaaataatgaacatcATGTGTCAAGTCTTTTTAAACAGATCTCATTTACCTCAGTCATTGGGAATCATGTGGTATGCTGTCCTTAATGGCTAATACATAGTGGTGATGGTGTTACCTGAGGTGCGATCAAATTCGCAAACAGTTTTCCGTCAGCCTTGAGTTTTCGACGAACGCTTGCGAACAGTcgcaaacagtctgaggaggtagttctccgaATATGCGGTGGAACTGGACGTGAGTTTGACAAAGGCAACAATACAATTaccgttacaatggaatgttaacaccaaatcgttcaaatttaactgttcaaagaGAACATGTTCACCACGAGCGTTCACCACTGTTTGCCATAATTGAACGCACCTCTGAGGTATATACTGCAGTGTTTTGTACCATATAAAAGTTTTACTGTAGACACTGTTTTCCACTCAGTGGCATCATGTGGCAATATAAGGACCTTGCTCTTGATTCTGCTCCCTCTGTCCAGCTGTTCACTgggaaacagacacagacacgctgTCTTGTGTGAGTGACGCCCCCAGCGCCCCACCCAGTGTGGTCtgcacccccacccctgccAAAGCCAGCATCCCACAGAAAGCCCATGCCTTCGTCTCCAAAACGGTAACATTAAAACAGGATGTGATAATCGCTTACTTAGAGGTACTTTTCACATTAAGAACATGATGAGGAGTGATAGCTATGCTCCTTTAAACACCTGATTCATAAAGTTGCCTTTTCATGAGATGTCCTGGGAACTGttggattttgtttttgttttccatttCTCATCTTATTGATGTTTGTCATCCCCAtgattgattgtttgtttttgcctacTAATTTATCACTTTGTCACAGGTAAAaggcaaactaaactaaacatgAACTTACTGGTCCATGTTCCTCGTGCATGAATCTCTTAGGTCATCAAGCCTGAGAGCTGCATACCATGCGGCAAGAGGATCAAGTTTGGCAAGCTGTCTTTGAAGTGCCAGGTCTGCCGAGTGGTGGCGCATGTTGAATGCCG
Above is a genomic segment from Alosa sapidissima isolate fAloSap1 chromosome 4, fAloSap1.pri, whole genome shotgun sequence containing:
- the LOC121707518 gene encoding rac GTPase-activating protein 1-like, producing MEATPNLLNLLENMRAYADLLLSEGVEPQFLQMAMCFERCRGQWLRVEEELGGCREMLTKAETERGALEVKLKHARNQVDVEVRRRQKAEAECEKLDRQIQLIRDLLVCEGSTSLQLNEEQRSALAFLNARTRTSNLNNSRRLTTIDESTSILSDISYDKTDDSLDWDSSAIRTVRLRKRQKRRSSRLHVEGPSDGPKRSRSTGRKSEKANESIVAKTTLTVPADGGPIQAVSTIQAIPYRVHGTRNAVHWETDTDTLSCVSDAPSAPPSVVCTPTPAKASIPQKAHAFVSKTVIKPESCIPCGKRIKFGKLSLKCQVCRVVAHVECREKCPLPCNPISSATPTKNVEGILSDYVPSHGPMIPQLVIQCVSEIEQRGLRETGLYRISGSDRVVRDLKERFMRGGNSVPPLGRVDDIHAVTGLLKDFLRKLKEPLLTCRLNRAFMEAAEILDEDNSIAAMYQNISDLPQPNRDTLAFLILHLQRVALSPDTKMDNTNLARVFGPTIVGHAVTDPDHMTLLTDTQRQPRVVERLLSLPAEYWRQFLMAQDNVLLGSTNGNHGYHTPEQKVSILGPVTTPEHQMSKTPSSSSLSQRVKSTLSTPIFGSRSKASAGLGRQGNFFSSPMLK